The Pseudomonas eucalypticola genome has a window encoding:
- a CDS encoding extracellular solute-binding protein produces the protein MLASKRILTALALTLFTNEARAVDEVVVYSSRIDELIKPVFDAYTAKTGVPIKFITDKEAPLMQRIKAEGEHATADLLLTVDAGNLWQAEQMGILQPIESSVIDANIPAQYRAASHDWTGLSLRARTIAYSTARVKPQELSTYEALADKQWEGRLCLRTAKKVYNQSLTATLIETHGAAQTETILKGWVDNLSTDVFSDDIAVLQAIKAGQCDVGIVNTYYYGRLHRQDPQLPIKLFWPNQGDRGVHVNLSGIGLTRHAPHPEAAKALVEWMTGAEAQKIFADTNQEFAANPQVQPSAEVASWGSFKADTLPVEVAGKRQAEAIRLMDRAGWN, from the coding sequence ATGCTGGCCAGCAAGCGCATTCTCACTGCATTGGCATTGACCCTGTTCACCAACGAGGCTCGCGCTGTCGATGAAGTGGTGGTGTATTCCTCGCGCATCGACGAGCTGATAAAGCCCGTGTTCGACGCCTACACCGCGAAAACCGGCGTGCCGATCAAGTTCATCACCGACAAGGAAGCGCCGCTGATGCAGCGCATCAAGGCCGAGGGCGAACACGCCACCGCCGACCTGCTGCTGACCGTGGACGCTGGCAACCTGTGGCAAGCCGAGCAGATGGGTATCCTGCAACCCATCGAGTCCAGTGTCATCGACGCCAATATCCCCGCGCAATACCGCGCCGCCAGCCACGACTGGACTGGCCTCAGCCTGCGCGCGCGGACCATCGCCTATTCCACTGCCCGGGTAAAACCCCAGGAGCTGTCTACTTACGAGGCCTTGGCCGACAAACAGTGGGAAGGGCGCCTGTGCCTGCGCACGGCGAAGAAGGTCTACAACCAGTCGCTGACCGCCACCCTGATCGAAACCCACGGCGCGGCGCAGACCGAAACCATCCTCAAGGGCTGGGTCGACAACCTGTCCACCGATGTGTTCTCCGATGACATCGCCGTGTTGCAAGCCATCAAGGCTGGCCAATGCGACGTGGGTATCGTCAACACTTACTACTACGGACGCCTGCACCGCCAGGACCCGCAACTGCCGATCAAGCTGTTCTGGCCTAACCAGGGCGACCGTGGGGTGCACGTCAACCTCTCGGGCATCGGCCTGACCCGCCATGCGCCGCACCCGGAAGCGGCCAAGGCCTTGGTGGAATGGATGACCGGTGCCGAAGCGCAGAAAATCTTTGCCGATACCAACCAGGAATTTGCGGCCAACCCGCAGGTGCAGCCTTCGGCCGAAGTCGCCAGCTGGGGTAGCTTCAAAGCCGATACCTTACCGGTAGAAGTGGCGGGCAAGCGCCAAGCCGAGGCTATTCGGCTGATGGACCGCGCTGGCTGGAACTGA